A window of the Hyphomicrobiales bacterium genome harbors these coding sequences:
- a CDS encoding radical SAM protein encodes MALQIHETTAKSILAVTKVPSADYVINPYTGCQFSCMYCFASFVGRFVGEPNENWGNYVYVKTNAVELMDKQIHRLLKKDPPPRIAMSTVTDPYQGVERKYRLSRGILNVFAEHQYKGRVSVLTKSPNVLDDVETLKRIPKAEVGLSITTSDDTLSRQLDAMAPLAHARLEALRKLNAAGIDTYVFVGPFLPHMVLRPELIDALFAEIRAAGTSQVKVEYLNLPSYVRPRFREFLNNQPDEIRAIYAKSQKADYRETLEPMIRDALDRHGLGLRFGEIVHHVSNQDLKETT; translated from the coding sequence ATGGCGCTGCAGATTCACGAAACGACGGCGAAGTCGATCCTCGCGGTGACCAAGGTGCCGAGCGCCGACTACGTCATCAATCCCTACACCGGCTGCCAGTTCTCCTGCATGTACTGCTTCGCCAGCTTTGTCGGCCGCTTCGTCGGCGAGCCGAACGAGAACTGGGGCAACTACGTCTATGTGAAGACCAATGCGGTGGAACTGATGGACAAGCAGATCCACCGTCTGCTGAAGAAGGATCCGCCGCCGCGCATCGCAATGAGCACGGTGACCGACCCCTATCAGGGGGTTGAGCGGAAGTACCGGCTGAGCCGCGGCATCCTCAATGTCTTCGCCGAACATCAGTACAAGGGCCGCGTCAGCGTGCTGACCAAATCGCCCAATGTTCTCGATGACGTCGAAACGTTGAAGCGCATCCCCAAGGCCGAGGTCGGCTTGTCGATCACCACCAGCGACGACACGCTGAGCCGCCAGCTCGATGCCATGGCGCCGTTGGCCCATGCCCGTCTCGAGGCGCTGCGCAAGCTCAATGCCGCCGGCATCGACACCTATGTTTTCGTCGGCCCGTTCCTGCCGCACATGGTGCTGCGCCCCGAGTTGATCGACGCGCTGTTCGCCGAAATCCGCGCCGCCGGCACCAGCCAAGTCAAGGTCGAATATCTCAACCTGCCGAGCTATGTCCGCCCGCGCTTCCGCGAGTTCCTGAACAATCAGCCGGATGAGATCCGGGCGATCTACGCCAAGTCGCAAAAGGCCGACTACCGCGAAACGCTGGAGCCAATGATCCGCGATGCGCTCGACCGTCATGGGCTCGGCCTGCGCTTCGGCGAGATCGTCCATCACGTCAGCAATCAGGATCTGAAGGAAACGACCTGA
- a CDS encoding pilus assembly protein, with product MGFKDLPAGVRHPQRQAIQVSQEAPEIRRDNPRGEMALFNTPKRYALARHNTRHCESSILRRFARDDTGSMMAIFLFAFTVLFIGGAIAIDYSNQSGARTKLQDLLDAATLVGAAHSGTDTDKVQAAEDHFSAELKVEKSALAAATASFSVVDGDTLHGEAGADIPTLMSSWFFDGALKVGVVADAVFEAGAAPCIYVLSDKKQALLLNSGAWINAPECQIHVHSDANPAFIMNAGVTLNIDKLCVAGSDYIKNGGTVTDLEAPCAVANDPYFGKLPTPTVSSTCTTSGVYNPGSHTLSPGKHCAPIFNGSSTITFQPGLHVIDGTMIVNSGSTIIANGVTFYFPDVKSEIRVNGGLTMTATAPKSVAYKGILMYESTAKMANKTQYIFNGSNGEHLEGLIYLPNRDVTYNSTTNVNANDTTLVVNTMIINSANWKIDNPSSSGGSSTVVRLKR from the coding sequence ATGGGCTTTAAGGACTTGCCGGCGGGTGTGCGACATCCACAACGGCAGGCCATACAGGTGTCCCAAGAGGCACCGGAAATAAGGCGGGATAACCCGCGGGGCGAAATGGCACTCTTCAACACTCCGAAACGATACGCGTTGGCACGACACAACACCCGACATTGTGAGTCCAGCATTCTGCGCCGGTTTGCGCGCGACGACACCGGCAGCATGATGGCGATCTTCCTGTTCGCCTTCACCGTCCTGTTCATTGGCGGGGCGATCGCCATCGACTACTCGAACCAGAGCGGAGCGCGCACAAAGCTGCAGGACCTGCTGGACGCGGCGACGCTGGTCGGCGCGGCACACAGCGGCACCGATACGGACAAGGTTCAGGCGGCGGAGGATCACTTTTCCGCCGAACTCAAGGTCGAGAAGTCGGCCCTTGCCGCAGCGACGGCGTCATTTTCGGTCGTCGACGGCGATACGCTGCACGGCGAGGCCGGCGCCGATATCCCGACATTGATGAGCAGTTGGTTCTTTGATGGCGCTCTCAAGGTCGGCGTCGTCGCCGATGCCGTATTCGAGGCCGGCGCAGCGCCCTGCATCTACGTCCTGTCCGACAAGAAGCAGGCGCTCCTGCTGAATTCGGGTGCCTGGATCAATGCCCCTGAGTGCCAGATCCATGTCCACTCCGACGCGAATCCGGCCTTCATCATGAATGCCGGTGTCACCCTCAACATCGACAAGCTGTGCGTTGCCGGCAGCGACTACATCAAGAATGGCGGTACGGTGACCGACCTCGAGGCGCCGTGCGCGGTCGCCAACGATCCCTATTTCGGCAAGCTGCCGACGCCGACCGTCAGTTCGACCTGCACGACGTCGGGCGTCTACAATCCGGGTTCCCATACGCTGAGCCCGGGTAAACATTGTGCGCCGATCTTCAACGGCAGTTCGACGATTACCTTCCAGCCCGGGCTGCACGTCATCGACGGCACGATGATCGTCAACAGCGGCAGCACCATCATCGCCAATGGCGTGACCTTCTATTTCCCGGATGTGAAGAGCGAAATCCGCGTCAATGGCGGCTTGACGATGACCGCTACCGCGCCGAAATCAGTCGCCTACAAGGGCATCCTGATGTACGAAAGCACGGCCAAGATGGCCAACAAGACCCAGTACATCTTCAACGGATCGAACGGCGAGCATCTCGAAGGGCTGATCTATCTCCCCAACCGGGACGTGACCTACAACTCGACGACCAATGTCAACGCCAACGACACGACGCTGGTGGTCAACACGATGATCATCAATTCCGCC
- a CDS encoding isopenicillin N synthase family oxygenase, whose amino-acid sequence MEQATTDAIAGSDAALPVIDVADLSSSDPEKRKAVGRQIRAACVSSGFLYCVGHGIPQGLREAAFAEVRNFFEQPLETKMRVDKAKSFCNRGYETLGGQTLQPGAKPDLKEGYYIGLELSDDDQRVVARRFNRGPNQWPADLPGFKPVMNAWFAALLDLSERLMRGIALSLDLEEDHFAGFCRDPLAILRLLHYPPHPPAADEGLLGAGAHTDFGGLTLLAQDDSGGLQVWDNDNEVWLDAPPIPGAFVVNLGDMIARWTNDRYRSTLHRVINVSGGDRYSIPFFFSGNPDFEVACIETCLEPGKAPKYPPIKVEEHLMDMYRKTYVA is encoded by the coding sequence ATGGAACAGGCAACTACGGACGCGATTGCCGGGAGCGATGCCGCTTTACCGGTCATCGACGTCGCCGACCTGTCATCATCGGACCCGGAAAAGCGCAAGGCGGTAGGCCGGCAAATTCGCGCGGCCTGCGTTTCGAGCGGCTTCCTCTATTGTGTCGGTCACGGCATTCCGCAGGGCCTGCGCGAGGCTGCCTTTGCCGAAGTCCGCAATTTCTTCGAGCAGCCGCTCGAAACCAAGATGCGCGTCGACAAGGCGAAATCCTTTTGCAATCGCGGTTACGAGACGCTGGGCGGCCAGACACTCCAGCCCGGCGCGAAGCCGGACCTGAAGGAGGGCTACTATATCGGCCTCGAGCTCTCCGACGACGATCAGCGCGTGGTGGCGCGTCGCTTCAACCGCGGCCCCAACCAGTGGCCGGCCGACCTGCCAGGGTTCAAGCCGGTGATGAATGCCTGGTTCGCCGCGCTGCTCGATCTCTCCGAGCGGCTGATGCGCGGCATCGCTCTGTCACTCGATCTGGAGGAGGACCACTTCGCCGGTTTCTGCCGTGATCCGCTCGCCATCCTTCGCCTGCTGCATTATCCCCCGCACCCGCCGGCGGCCGATGAAGGCCTGCTCGGTGCCGGCGCGCACACCGATTTCGGCGGTCTGACGCTGCTCGCCCAGGACGACAGTGGCGGCCTACAGGTCTGGGACAACGACAACGAAGTCTGGCTCGACGCCCCACCGATACCGGGCGCCTTCGTCGTCAATCTCGGCGACATGATCGCCCGCTGGACCAATGACCGCTATCGCTCGACCTTGCATCGCGTCATCAACGTGTCGGGCGGCGACCGCTATTCGATCCCGTTCTTCTTTTCCGGCAATCCCGACTTCGAGGTCGCCTGCATCGAAACCTGCCTCGAACCGGGCAAAGCGCCGAAATACCCCCCGATCAAGGTCGAGGAGCATTTGATGGATATGTACCGCAAGACCTACGTGGCCTAG